In Phycisphaerae bacterium, a genomic segment contains:
- a CDS encoding lysophospholipid acyltransferase family protein, with amino-acid sequence MSPASARVLLWLADTYRRGLTALLNALGPRAAYAFVAMLARRVYQLHDPLRARSEAQCHAALGARYPATEICRIAQRAFIHRAWNLTDLMLARRRIRPATLPRYGGVIPEPYLGLLLAAQRQRHPVMLLTAYYGPFDLLPLFLGCNGLRAGVVYRPHANPDFDAYRRSIRAASGCELIPVSQALVRLPEILGAGGTVAILADHAAVHGVPVTFLGLPTAVPRTVGLLAARYGAVVTVAGIRRQATPFRFELAVVDFFEPSAWSHVADPVTYITQRYVAALEQLVLGDPTQYLWAHTRGRPKPSDQPAGEP; translated from the coding sequence GTGAGCCCGGCATCCGCGCGCGTGCTCTTGTGGCTCGCCGACACCTATCGGCGCGGGCTGACCGCGCTGCTGAATGCGCTCGGCCCCCGGGCGGCCTACGCCTTCGTGGCCATGCTCGCCCGGCGCGTGTACCAGCTCCACGATCCGCTGCGTGCTCGTAGCGAGGCGCAATGCCACGCGGCGCTGGGGGCGCGCTATCCGGCGACCGAAATTTGCCGTATCGCGCAGCGCGCATTTATCCATCGCGCCTGGAATCTCACCGACCTGATGCTCGCCAGGCGTCGCATCCGCCCCGCCACGCTGCCACGCTACGGGGGCGTGATTCCTGAACCCTACCTCGGGCTCCTGCTCGCCGCCCAGCGGCAGCGGCACCCGGTCATGCTCCTGACTGCCTACTACGGGCCGTTCGACCTGCTGCCGTTGTTCCTGGGCTGCAACGGTCTCCGCGCCGGCGTGGTGTATCGTCCACACGCCAACCCCGATTTTGACGCCTACCGTCGCAGCATTCGTGCAGCCAGCGGTTGCGAGCTGATCCCGGTGAGCCAGGCGCTCGTCCGGCTGCCGGAGATACTCGGCGCGGGCGGCACAGTGGCGATCCTCGCCGACCACGCCGCCGTGCATGGCGTGCCGGTCACGTTCCTCGGTCTGCCAACGGCCGTGCCGCGCACCGTGGGACTGCTGGCGGCACGCTACGGAGCCGTGGTGACCGTGGCCGGAATTCGACGGCAGGCAACGCCGTTCCGGTTTGAACTCGCCGTCGTCGACTTCTTCGAACCGAGCGCGTGGAGTCACGTCGCTGACCCGGTCACGTACATCACGCAGCGGTACGTGGCCGCCCTGGAACAGCTCGTGCTCGGCGACCCGACGCAATACCTCTGGGCACACACCCGCGGGCGGCCGAAGCCCAGCGACCAACCCGCGGGCGAACCCTGA
- a CDS encoding helix-turn-helix transcriptional regulator has translation MASNKRRDRERERHRREILAAALDLFSRKGFADTSMAEIAAQAEFAVGTLYRFFRDKEALYQALIAETVREFAQAASAALDAPGTEIEKLERYIETKARLFVQHIPAARLYFAQTALAAYSPALGLNREVRAIYDGVVNRLESLIRGAVRKKLLVDIEPRLLFLGLEGVSNAFLPALVERPEDFTAEDMAQATKRIYFERVRLRPPPAE, from the coding sequence ATGGCCAGCAACAAACGCCGCGACCGGGAGCGAGAGCGTCATCGCCGCGAGATTCTCGCGGCGGCGCTCGACCTCTTCTCCCGCAAGGGCTTTGCGGACACGAGCATGGCCGAGATCGCTGCGCAGGCGGAGTTCGCGGTCGGCACGCTGTACCGCTTCTTCCGGGACAAGGAGGCACTGTACCAGGCCCTGATCGCCGAAACGGTCCGGGAGTTCGCGCAGGCGGCGTCGGCAGCGCTCGACGCGCCCGGCACGGAGATCGAGAAGCTCGAACGCTATATCGAAACGAAGGCCCGACTGTTTGTGCAGCACATACCGGCCGCCCGCCTGTACTTTGCGCAGACCGCGCTCGCCGCGTACTCGCCGGCACTGGGGCTGAATCGCGAAGTCCGCGCGATCTACGACGGGGTCGTAAACCGCCTGGAATCGCTCATCCGCGGCGCGGTGCGCAAGAAGCTGCTGGTTGACATCGAGCCCCGGCTGCTCTTTCTGGGCCTGGAGGGGGTCAGCAACGCCTTCCTGCCCGCGCTGGTGGAACGCCCTGAGGATTTCACCGCCGAGGACATGGCGCAGGCGACCAAGCGCATCTACTTTGAGCGCGTCAGGCTGCGCCCGCCCCCGGCCGAATGA
- a CDS encoding sodium:solute symporter, whose translation MSAFDWVGVALYFSLVAGIAFWSSRRQRTSEDYFLAGRNVGWFVIGCSLFASNIGSEHLVGLAGAGADSGVAMAHYELHAWCLLVLGWVLLPFYVRSRVFTLPEFLEKRFSPASRWVVSLVSLVAYVFTKVSVTVFAGGTVVATLLPDLHIGEMGPFWVGALSTVVLTGIYTIVGGMRAVVYTEAAQAIVLIGGSLTLTIIGLVKLGGWGVLTSTLDAEMFNLWKPANDPRFPWPGMLFAAPIVGLWYWCTDQYIVQRTLAGKDLKQSRRGTIFGAYLKLTPVFIFIVPGMIGAALRQKGLLSYANTNSVFPAMVGTLLPIGLRGLVVAGLLAALMSSLASVFNSCSTLFTVDIYEKLRPNRPERELVTVGRLATSVVVLAGIAWIPVMQNISSGLYEYLQSVQAYLAPPLTAIFFLGVFIRRINAHGALASLIVGFMLGLAKLGCQVYAGGLDKDIVAAATWATHPLVMFGNINFLLFAVYLFLVSAAIMVVVSLVTAPPPVEKTLGLTMTHRHPTDRAAGRSWTKWDVIHTGIVLAIILAAYLYFSGLFFSTAGSPASA comes from the coding sequence TTGAGTGCGTTCGACTGGGTCGGGGTGGCGCTGTACTTCTCGCTGGTGGCCGGGATCGCGTTCTGGTCCAGCCGGCGGCAGCGGACGAGCGAAGACTACTTCCTGGCAGGGCGCAACGTCGGGTGGTTTGTCATCGGCTGTTCGCTCTTCGCATCCAACATCGGGTCTGAGCACCTGGTCGGACTCGCCGGCGCCGGGGCTGACAGCGGCGTCGCCATGGCCCACTACGAGCTGCACGCCTGGTGTCTGCTCGTGCTCGGCTGGGTGTTGCTGCCGTTTTACGTGCGCAGCCGCGTGTTCACACTGCCCGAGTTTCTCGAGAAGCGCTTCAGCCCCGCGTCGCGCTGGGTGGTGTCGCTGGTCAGTCTCGTCGCCTACGTATTCACCAAGGTGAGCGTGACGGTCTTCGCCGGCGGCACGGTCGTCGCCACATTGTTGCCCGACCTGCACATCGGCGAGATGGGGCCGTTCTGGGTCGGGGCCCTGTCGACCGTCGTGCTGACCGGAATCTACACCATCGTCGGCGGTATGCGGGCCGTCGTATACACCGAGGCAGCCCAGGCGATCGTGCTCATTGGCGGATCGTTGACGCTGACGATCATCGGGCTGGTCAAGCTCGGCGGGTGGGGCGTCCTGACCAGCACACTCGACGCCGAGATGTTCAATCTCTGGAAGCCGGCAAACGATCCGCGGTTTCCCTGGCCGGGCATGCTCTTCGCGGCCCCCATCGTCGGCCTGTGGTATTGGTGCACGGACCAGTACATCGTGCAGCGCACCCTCGCCGGCAAGGATCTGAAGCAATCGCGGCGCGGCACGATTTTCGGCGCCTACCTCAAGCTGACGCCGGTATTCATCTTCATCGTGCCGGGCATGATCGGGGCGGCGTTGCGGCAGAAGGGCCTGCTAAGCTACGCCAACACCAACTCCGTGTTTCCGGCGATGGTCGGAACGCTCCTGCCGATCGGCCTCCGCGGACTGGTTGTCGCGGGCCTGCTCGCTGCGCTGATGAGCTCGCTGGCATCCGTCTTCAACTCGTGCTCCACCCTGTTCACGGTCGACATCTACGAGAAACTACGGCCGAATCGGCCGGAACGCGAACTGGTGACCGTCGGCCGTCTCGCCACCAGCGTCGTCGTGCTCGCCGGGATCGCCTGGATCCCCGTGATGCAGAACATCAGTTCCGGCCTCTACGAATACCTCCAGAGCGTGCAGGCCTATCTCGCGCCGCCGCTCACGGCGATCTTCTTCCTCGGTGTGTTCATCCGGCGTATCAACGCCCACGGAGCGCTGGCGTCGCTCATTGTCGGTTTCATGCTGGGGCTCGCCAAGCTTGGCTGCCAGGTCTACGCCGGAGGTCTTGACAAGGACATCGTTGCCGCCGCGACGTGGGCCACGCACCCACTCGTCATGTTCGGCAACATCAACTTCCTGCTGTTCGCGGTGTACCTGTTCCTGGTCAGCGCGGCGATCATGGTGGTCGTAAGCCTGGTGACCGCCCCGCCGCCGGTCGAGAAGACGCTCGGGCTGACCATGACGCACCGGCACCCGACGGATCGCGCCGCGGGCCGGTCCTGGACCAAATGGGACGTGATCCACACCGGCATCGTCCTCGCGATCATTTTGGCGGCCTACTTGTACTTCTCCGGCTTGTTCTTCAGTACGGCAGGCAGCCCGGCAAGTGCGTGA
- the araA gene encoding L-arabinose isomerase codes for MPRGKAAETWLLTGSQHLYGEATLRSVAENSRTVAAGLNGSGRLALPVVAKPVLTSAEAIEQIIAEANAAPQCAGVIAWMHTFSPAKMWIGGLRALRRPLLHLHTQMQRDLPWASIDMDYMNLHQSAHGDREFGYICTRLGLRRKVVVGHWQAEATHARLDAWQRAARALHDQRTLLVARLGDNMRRVAVTDGDKVAAECAFGYRVDGWGLGDLARHVAAASDQDVDALCARYGEEYTLAPELRADGRRRQALRAAARIELGLRAFLAELGAEAFTDTFENLHGLPQLPGLAGQRLMADGFGFGAEGDWKTAALVRALKVMAAGLPGGTSFMEDYTYHLEPGRERVLGAHMLEVCPSIAAGRPSCEVHPLGIGGRDDPVRLVFDAPPGPALNASLVDLGGRLRLTVNEVDAVAPDAPLPRLPVARAVWVPRPSFEAGIAAWIYAGGAHHTAYSYAVTAEMLRDFAEMTGIECCVIDGATDLERLRRELAPRFGGVTT; via the coding sequence ATCCCGCGGGGAAAAGCGGCGGAGACGTGGCTGCTGACCGGCAGCCAGCATCTCTATGGGGAGGCCACGCTGCGCAGTGTTGCGGAAAACAGCCGCACGGTCGCGGCCGGGCTGAACGGGTCAGGACGGCTGGCGCTGCCGGTGGTCGCCAAGCCGGTGCTGACTAGCGCGGAGGCGATCGAGCAGATCATCGCCGAGGCCAACGCGGCCCCGCAGTGCGCCGGCGTGATCGCGTGGATGCACACGTTCAGCCCCGCGAAGATGTGGATCGGGGGGCTGCGGGCGCTGCGCCGGCCGCTGCTGCACCTGCACACGCAAATGCAGCGCGACCTGCCGTGGGCGTCCATCGACATGGACTACATGAACCTGCACCAGTCGGCGCACGGCGACCGCGAGTTCGGGTACATCTGCACGCGGCTCGGACTCCGTCGGAAGGTCGTCGTCGGGCACTGGCAGGCCGAGGCCACGCACGCACGCCTCGACGCCTGGCAGCGGGCGGCCCGCGCGCTGCACGACCAACGGACGCTGCTCGTGGCGCGCCTCGGCGACAACATGCGACGTGTCGCAGTGACCGATGGCGACAAGGTTGCAGCCGAGTGCGCCTTCGGATATCGCGTGGACGGGTGGGGGCTGGGCGATCTGGCCAGGCATGTCGCGGCCGCCAGCGATCAGGACGTAGACGCGCTGTGCGCGCGCTACGGCGAGGAGTACACGCTCGCGCCGGAACTCCGGGCGGACGGCCGGCGCCGCCAGGCCCTGCGTGCTGCCGCGCGGATCGAGCTGGGCCTGCGGGCGTTCCTGGCCGAGCTCGGGGCGGAGGCGTTCACCGATACGTTCGAGAATCTGCACGGCCTCCCGCAGCTTCCCGGCCTCGCCGGGCAACGGCTCATGGCGGACGGTTTCGGCTTCGGCGCCGAGGGCGACTGGAAGACCGCGGCCCTGGTGCGCGCCCTGAAGGTCATGGCCGCGGGCCTCCCCGGCGGCACGAGTTTCATGGAAGACTACACGTACCACCTGGAACCCGGACGTGAGCGCGTGCTGGGCGCGCACATGCTGGAGGTCTGCCCGTCGATCGCCGCGGGGCGCCCGTCGTGCGAAGTGCATCCCCTGGGCATCGGCGGGCGCGACGACCCGGTCCGGCTGGTGTTCGATGCGCCCCCGGGCCCGGCCCTCAACGCGTCGCTCGTCGACCTGGGCGGGCGGCTGCGCCTGACCGTGAACGAGGTCGACGCGGTGGCGCCGGACGCGCCGCTGCCAAGGCTGCCGGTGGCGCGGGCCGTGTGGGTGCCGCGGCCGAGCTTCGAAGCCGGCATCGCCGCGTGGATCTATGCCGGCGGCGCCCACCACACGGCGTACAGCTATGCCGTCACCGCTGAGATGCTCCGCGACTTCGCGGAGATGACCGGCATCGAGTGCTGCGTAATCGACGGAGCGACGGATCTGGAACGGCTGCGGCGTGAGCTGGCGCCACGCTTCGGTGGAGTGACCACATGA
- the araD gene encoding L-ribulose-5-phosphate 4-epimerase AraD: MRELRQAVCDANRALVTHGLVTLTWGNVSGIDRAAGLVAIKPSGVAYDRLRAADIVLVDLAGTVAEGTLRPSSDTPTHLALYRALAQIGGITHTHSPHATVLCQCRRALPCLGTTHADHFMGTVPVTRQLTPEEVAADYEANTGAVIVEAFTRTAAGSPPVDPMQVPAVLVAGHGPFCWGRDAADSVENAVALEACARLALLAGIQTGAPPPLEPYLLHKHHERRHGKSAYYGQGQ, from the coding sequence CTGCGCGAGTTGCGGCAGGCCGTGTGTGACGCGAACCGCGCGCTGGTCACGCACGGGCTCGTCACGCTCACGTGGGGAAATGTCAGCGGCATTGATCGCGCCGCGGGCCTCGTCGCGATCAAGCCCAGCGGTGTTGCCTACGACCGGCTCCGGGCCGCCGACATCGTGCTCGTGGATCTGGCTGGCACGGTCGCCGAGGGCACACTGCGGCCGAGCAGCGACACGCCGACCCACCTCGCGCTGTACCGCGCGCTCGCCCAGATCGGCGGGATCACGCACACGCACAGTCCTCACGCCACGGTGCTGTGCCAGTGCCGCCGCGCGCTGCCCTGCCTCGGCACGACGCATGCGGATCATTTCATGGGCACCGTGCCCGTGACGCGACAGCTCACGCCAGAGGAGGTGGCGGCGGACTACGAGGCGAACACCGGCGCGGTGATCGTCGAGGCGTTCACGCGAACTGCCGCGGGGTCGCCACCGGTCGATCCCATGCAGGTGCCGGCGGTGCTAGTGGCCGGGCACGGGCCATTCTGCTGGGGGCGTGACGCGGCGGATTCCGTGGAGAACGCGGTGGCGCTCGAGGCCTGTGCCCGCCTGGCACTTCTGGCCGGAATACAGACCGGTGCACCGCCGCCGCTGGAGCCGTACCTGCTCCACAAGCACCACGAGCGCAGGCACGGGAAGAGCGCGTATTACGGGCAGGGACAGTAG
- a CDS encoding ribulokinase encodes MPSFSLGVDFGTNSVRTLVVDCRTGAEIAGTVVHYPSGERGVIMDAAQPHLARQHPGDYVPSLVRSVRRAVRAATRVKGFSPDRVVGIGIDTTGSTPLPIGADGVPLALTAKFAKHPDAQAWLWKDHTSHAEATEITELARRRGEPYLAKCGGVYSSEWFWSKVLHCRRVAPAVFKHAASWVELADFVPAYITGNMAPRDIVRSVCAAGHKAMYNSAWGGLPSADFLRALHPDLADLRGRLYDRAAPSSVPAGRLTADIARRVGLPAGLPVATGAFDAHHGAVGSGVAPGTLVKIIGTSTCDITVWPADEPLPDIPGLCGIVPGSVIPGMYGLEAGQSAVGDIFNWVATLAGGRARHAELTAAAARLRAGQCGLLTLDWHNGNRTVLVNPRLSGLVVGQTLRTTLADLYRSAIEATAFGARIIVERYEEYGVRIEKITHCGGIGEKNDLVNQIYADVLGRPIRISRSSQSCALGAAIFGAVVGGAHPTVTAAQRAMVGFKDLTFKPRPAEQRVYDELFALYRVLHDACGGVPGHDEGAALRTVGRVMPALLALRERVTGAAK; translated from the coding sequence ATTCCGTCATTCTCACTCGGCGTCGACTTCGGCACCAATTCCGTGCGGACCCTGGTCGTCGACTGCCGCACCGGCGCCGAGATCGCCGGGACGGTGGTTCACTACCCGAGCGGCGAGCGCGGCGTGATCATGGATGCGGCCCAGCCCCACCTCGCGCGACAGCATCCCGGCGACTATGTACCCAGCCTGGTGCGGAGCGTGCGGCGCGCGGTGCGGGCGGCTACCCGCGTGAAGGGCTTTTCGCCGGACCGCGTCGTCGGGATCGGCATCGACACGACCGGGTCGACCCCCCTGCCGATCGGTGCGGATGGGGTCCCGCTGGCCCTGACGGCGAAGTTCGCGAAGCACCCGGACGCGCAGGCCTGGCTCTGGAAAGACCACACGTCGCATGCGGAGGCCACCGAAATTACCGAACTGGCCCGTCGGCGCGGGGAACCATACCTCGCGAAGTGCGGCGGCGTGTACTCCTCGGAGTGGTTCTGGTCAAAGGTGCTGCACTGCCGGCGCGTGGCTCCGGCGGTGTTCAAGCACGCCGCGTCGTGGGTGGAGCTGGCCGACTTCGTGCCGGCGTACATCACCGGCAACATGGCGCCACGCGACATCGTGCGCAGCGTGTGTGCCGCGGGACACAAGGCCATGTACAATTCCGCCTGGGGCGGACTGCCGAGCGCGGATTTTCTGCGGGCCCTTCATCCCGACCTCGCAGACCTGCGCGGACGACTGTATGACCGGGCGGCGCCGTCGAGCGTGCCGGCCGGACGCTTGACGGCCGACATCGCGCGCCGCGTCGGGCTGCCGGCCGGCTTGCCGGTGGCGACGGGGGCGTTCGACGCGCATCACGGCGCGGTGGGCAGCGGGGTCGCACCGGGTACGCTCGTCAAGATCATCGGAACCAGCACCTGCGACATCACGGTGTGGCCGGCGGATGAGCCGCTGCCGGACATCCCGGGTCTGTGCGGCATCGTGCCCGGCTCGGTGATCCCGGGCATGTACGGGCTGGAGGCGGGGCAGTCCGCGGTCGGCGACATCTTCAACTGGGTCGCCACACTGGCCGGCGGCCGCGCCCGGCACGCCGAGCTGACGGCCGCGGCAGCGCGCCTGCGGGCGGGCCAGTGCGGCCTGCTCACGCTCGATTGGCACAACGGCAACCGCACGGTCCTGGTGAACCCGCGCCTGTCCGGCCTTGTCGTCGGGCAGACGCTGCGCACGACGCTCGCGGACCTGTACCGCTCGGCCATCGAGGCAACCGCATTCGGGGCGCGCATTATCGTCGAGCGCTACGAGGAGTACGGCGTGCGGATCGAAAAGATCACGCACTGCGGCGGCATCGGCGAGAAGAACGATCTTGTGAACCAGATCTACGCGGACGTGTTGGGCCGGCCAATCCGCATCAGCCGGTCCTCGCAATCCTGCGCGCTCGGCGCCGCCATTTTCGGGGCGGTGGTGGGCGGAGCGCACCCGACGGTGACGGCCGCGCAGAGGGCCATGGTGGGCTTCAAGGATTTGACGTTCAAGCCGCGCCCGGCAGAGCAGCGCGTGTACGACGAGCTGTTCGCACTGTATCGCGTGCTGCATGACGCCTGCGGCGGCGTGCCGGGCCATGACGAGGGCGCGGCACTGCGGACGGTCGGACGCGTGATGCCGGCACTGCTGGCGCTGCGCGAGCGGGTGACGGGAGCGGCGAAGTGA
- a CDS encoding galactose mutarotase, producing the protein MALTLLVFSTQLLGCALAGPVPGTTVEPWGTIDGRPVRLYTLKNDHGLMMRVTNYGATITELHAPDRNGQLADIVLGYDSLAGYIASSPYFGCIAGRCANRIADGRFNLDGTAVQLARNDGPHHLHGGVKGFDKHVWEARLLPTADGPALRLARTSPVGEENYPGELRVVVTYTLTQGNELITDIEAHANAPTLCNLAQHTYWNLAGHASGPVDNQILTLHATHYTPVSAALIPTGERAPVAGTPFDFTQPKPIGRDRAAVGGNPVGYDHNFVVNGSPREMRPVARVLDPASGRVMELSANQPGVQFYGGNFLDGSLVGKGGVKYPQYGGFCLETQCFPNAINTPAWVQPVLRPGETYHHRMVTRFTTDKAAQ; encoded by the coding sequence ATGGCACTGACGCTGCTCGTTTTCAGCACGCAGTTGCTCGGCTGCGCGCTCGCGGGGCCCGTGCCCGGCACGACCGTCGAACCGTGGGGCACGATCGACGGCCGGCCGGTGCGCCTCTACACGCTGAAAAATGACCACGGGCTCATGATGCGCGTCACCAACTACGGCGCGACGATCACCGAGCTGCACGCGCCCGACCGTAACGGCCAGCTCGCCGACATCGTGCTCGGCTACGACTCCCTGGCGGGCTACATCGCCTCCTCACCTTACTTCGGCTGCATCGCCGGCCGCTGCGCGAACCGCATCGCGGACGGGCGGTTCAACCTGGACGGCACGGCGGTGCAGCTCGCCCGCAACGACGGCCCGCACCACCTGCACGGCGGTGTCAAGGGCTTTGACAAGCACGTTTGGGAAGCGCGGCTGCTGCCGACCGCCGACGGGCCGGCGCTGCGCCTCGCGCGCACTTCCCCCGTGGGCGAAGAGAACTACCCGGGCGAGCTGCGTGTCGTCGTCACGTATACACTCACGCAGGGTAATGAGCTGATCACCGACATCGAAGCACACGCGAACGCGCCCACCCTCTGCAACCTCGCGCAGCACACTTACTGGAATCTCGCCGGTCATGCCAGCGGCCCGGTCGACAACCAAATCCTCACGTTGCATGCCACCCATTACACGCCCGTCAGCGCTGCGCTCATCCCCACCGGCGAGCGCGCCCCCGTCGCCGGTACGCCGTTCGATTTCACCCAGCCCAAGCCGATCGGCCGCGACCGCGCGGCCGTCGGCGGCAATCCCGTCGGCTATGACCACAATTTCGTGGTCAACGGATCGCCGCGCGAAATGCGCCCCGTTGCCCGCGTGCTCGATCCGGCCTCCGGCCGCGTCATGGAGCTGTCGGCGAATCAGCCCGGCGTGCAGTTCTACGGCGGCAACTTCCTCGATGGATCTCTGGTTGGCAAGGGTGGCGTGAAGTACCCGCAATACGGCGGCTTCTGCCTGGAAACGCAGTGCTTCCCCAACGCCATCAACACGCCGGCGTGGGTGCAGCCAGTCCTGCGGCCGGGCGAGACGTACCACCACCGCATGGTGACGCGCTTCACGACGGACAAGGCGGCGCAGTAG
- a CDS encoding alpha-N-arabinofuranosidase — protein MSGMYVGRCGQPGIAWVMVLSLAAAALANENLLDNADFEALANGQPRGWTPHTWAGAGEYTVVEPGRAGGHALQISAASGGDLSWQAQVTVKPAGVYRLSGWIRTADVNAGSGRGALLNVHELPGAATRAVTGTQDWTHVESIVRVGDREQITVHCLFGGWGQSTGTAAYDDLRLEELDLRDVQPHVTVFAQRKRAPIDPFIYGQFIEHLGRCIYGGIWAEMLEDRKFYFPIEVEYRPYRAEPHDRVMLFPVVARSPWQIIGPAAGVTMERAGAFVGEHTPLLQPGAAIQQNDLNLVAGRQYAGYVWLKSTGTARVTVTLSGADGVVEIPGVAGNYARHPFAFTARETTDTASLRIAVAEAPAYVGTVSLMPADNVQGLRKDTLELIRQLNAPIYRWPGGNFVSGYDWRDGIGDRDRRSPRKNPAWSGVEHNDFGIDEFMVFCRLAGTEPLIAVNTGFGDAYSAAQEVEYCNGGVDTLGGQWRAANGHAEPYGVRWWCIGNEMYGDWQLGHMRLEHYVLKHNAVVDRMRAVDSGLQLVGVGAVGDWSRGMLRACAGHMDFLSEHFYCGVMDDVVSHVQQIPLNIRRIADAHRAYRREIPGLVERNIRIALDEWNYWSDRDGYVYGDLGARYRQRDALGVAAGLHEYFRQSDVFKMANYAQTVNVIGCIKTTKTAAFLDTTALPLMLYRAQFGTVPLEIEGNAELLALDVAAAWTEASDALTIAVVNPNATAVALRVDVDGANPDGAGAMWQIAHDDPNAYNDAQNQRVKIVPGPFTFDGQLRVPAYGVALYRVNAK, from the coding sequence ATGAGCGGGATGTACGTCGGACGTTGCGGTCAACCGGGAATTGCCTGGGTCATGGTGCTGTCGCTCGCGGCGGCGGCGTTGGCCAACGAAAACCTGCTCGACAACGCGGACTTCGAGGCGCTGGCAAACGGGCAGCCGCGGGGCTGGACACCGCATACGTGGGCCGGCGCCGGCGAGTACACAGTCGTGGAGCCGGGGCGCGCGGGCGGGCACGCGCTCCAGATCTCCGCGGCGTCAGGCGGTGACCTGTCGTGGCAGGCGCAGGTCACGGTGAAGCCGGCCGGCGTGTATCGCCTGAGTGGGTGGATTCGCACGGCAGATGTGAACGCCGGCAGCGGGCGCGGAGCGCTGCTGAACGTGCACGAGCTGCCGGGGGCGGCAACGCGGGCCGTGACGGGAACGCAGGACTGGACACACGTTGAGAGCATTGTCCGGGTCGGGGACCGTGAGCAGATCACGGTGCATTGCCTCTTCGGCGGCTGGGGGCAGTCCACCGGGACGGCGGCCTATGACGACCTGCGGCTTGAAGAGCTTGACCTCCGTGACGTGCAGCCGCACGTGACCGTCTTCGCACAGCGCAAACGCGCGCCGATCGACCCATTCATCTACGGGCAGTTCATCGAGCACCTCGGGCGGTGCATCTACGGCGGGATCTGGGCGGAGATGCTGGAGGACCGCAAGTTCTACTTCCCGATCGAGGTGGAGTACCGGCCGTACCGCGCCGAGCCGCACGACCGGGTCATGTTGTTTCCCGTGGTGGCGCGGTCGCCGTGGCAGATCATCGGACCGGCCGCGGGGGTGACGATGGAGCGCGCCGGCGCATTCGTCGGTGAGCACACGCCGCTGCTGCAGCCGGGGGCGGCGATTCAGCAGAATGATCTCAACCTGGTCGCCGGGCGGCAGTACGCCGGGTACGTCTGGCTCAAGTCGACCGGCACGGCCCGGGTGACGGTGACATTGTCAGGGGCGGACGGTGTGGTGGAGATTCCTGGGGTAGCCGGCAATTACGCCCGGCATCCGTTTGCGTTCACCGCGCGGGAGACGACGGACACGGCGAGCTTGCGGATCGCCGTGGCAGAGGCGCCGGCATACGTCGGCACCGTGTCGCTCATGCCGGCGGACAACGTGCAAGGACTGCGGAAAGACACGCTGGAGCTGATCCGGCAGCTCAATGCGCCCATCTATCGCTGGCCCGGCGGGAATTTCGTCAGCGGCTACGACTGGCGCGACGGAATCGGCGACCGCGATCGCCGGTCGCCGCGGAAGAATCCGGCCTGGAGCGGGGTCGAGCACAACGACTTCGGCATCGACGAGTTCATGGTCTTCTGCCGCCTGGCCGGGACGGAGCCGCTCATCGCAGTGAACACCGGCTTCGGTGACGCGTACTCGGCGGCGCAGGAGGTCGAATACTGCAACGGCGGCGTGGATACGCTCGGCGGGCAGTGGCGGGCGGCGAACGGGCACGCCGAGCCGTACGGCGTGCGGTGGTGGTGCATCGGCAACGAGATGTACGGCGACTGGCAACTCGGCCACATGCGCCTGGAGCACTACGTGCTCAAGCACAATGCCGTGGTCGACCGGATGCGGGCGGTCGATTCCGGGCTGCAACTGGTGGGCGTGGGTGCGGTGGGGGACTGGTCGCGCGGGATGCTGCGCGCGTGCGCCGGGCACATGGACTTCCTCAGTGAGCATTTCTACTGCGGCGTCATGGACGACGTGGTCAGCCATGTGCAGCAGATTCCGTTGAACATCCGGCGGATCGCCGACGCCCACCGCGCGTACCGGCGGGAGATCCCCGGGCTGGTGGAGCGAAACATCCGCATCGCGCTGGACGAGTGGAACTACTGGTCCGACCGCGACGGATACGTGTATGGCGACCTCGGGGCGCGCTACCGGCAGCGCGACGCGCTGGGCGTGGCGGCGGGCCTCCACGAGTACTTCCGGCAGTCCGACGTCTTCAAGATGGCGAACTATGCCCAGACAGTAAACGTCATCGGGTGCATCAAGACCACGAAGACCGCGGCGTTCCTGGACACCACCGCGCTGCCGCTGATGCTCTACCGCGCACAGTTCGGGACAGTGCCGCTCGAGATCGAGGGCAATGCCGAGCTGCTGGCGCTCGACGTCGCCGCGGCGTGGACGGAGGCCAGCGACGCGCTGACGATCGCGGTGGTGAATCCCAACGCCACGGCGGTGGCGCTGCGCGTCGATGTGGACGGGGCGAACCCGGACGGTGCGGGTGCGATGTGGCAGATTGCCCACGATGACCCAAACGCATACAACGATGCCCAGAACCAGCGTGTGAAAATCGTGCCGGGGCCGTTCACGTTTGATGGCCAACTGCGCGTACCGGCGTATGGCGTCGCGCTGTACCGCGTCAACGCGAAGTGA